The Candidatus Vesicomyosocius sp. SY067_SCS001 genome includes a window with the following:
- the hflD gene encoding high frequency lysogenization protein HflD, whose product MNKLHEQTLALASILQTTTLIDQLASTGTCDANSNQASLKSIITSSTKLEEVFNQKQDLLVGIDALKVVLGNKTKCIQHIIFYALALINLEKKLMKNQKLLNQITLEIDLIKNQDFFEISHINSVARLAKLYKSTLGGLNPKIMINGQQIYLSNKHTSNHIRALLLAGIRAVSLWKSQGGKTWHLLLNKKKILNLINTLEGLN is encoded by the coding sequence ATGAATAAATTACACGAACAAACTCTGGCACTAGCTAGTATATTACAAACTACAACACTAATTGATCAACTTGCTTCAACTGGCACTTGTGATGCAAATAGCAATCAAGCTAGCTTAAAAAGTATAATTACCAGTAGTACCAAACTTGAAGAGGTTTTTAATCAGAAACAAGATTTATTAGTTGGTATCGATGCGTTAAAAGTTGTATTAGGTAATAAAACTAAATGCATACAACATATAATATTTTACGCATTGGCCTTGATTAACCTTGAAAAGAAATTGATGAAAAATCAAAAACTACTCAATCAAATTACTTTAGAAATTGACTTAATTAAAAATCAAGATTTTTTTGAGATTTCTCATATAAACTCAGTAGCACGTTTAGCTAAACTTTATAAATCAACCTTAGGTGGTTTAAATCCTAAAATTATGATCAACGGACAACAAATTTACTTATCTAATAAACATACTTCAAATCACATTAGAGCGTTATTATTAGCTGGTATTCGGGCAGTATCTTTATGGAAATCTCAAGGTGGTAAAACTTGGCATTTATTACTAAATAAGAAAAAGATACTTAATTTAATTAATACCTTAGAAGGATTAAATTAA
- the rpsT gene encoding 30S ribosomal protein S20 encodes MANSASSRKRARQAVKRNKHNSQIRAKVRTFIKKVTYALEAGNKEQAQNYFTMMQKMIDQATNKGLIHKNQAARKKSRLNSQIKAL; translated from the coding sequence ATGGCTAATTCAGCAAGTTCTAGAAAACGCGCAAGACAAGCGGTTAAACGCAATAAACACAATTCACAAATTCGCGCTAAAGTTCGCACTTTTATTAAAAAAGTTACTTACGCTTTAGAAGCAGGTAATAAGGAACAAGCACAGAATTATTTTACAATGATGCAAAAGATGATTGACCAAGCAACTAATAAAGGGTTAATACACAAAAACCAAGCGGCTAGAAAAAAATCACGCTTAAATTCACAAATCAAAGCATTATAA
- a CDS encoding Smr/MutS family protein, giving the protein MISKSDKILFRNTIKNSAPINKDKIAPQNLAKKKAFKAYNYITHGSLTGSAVINYAKNSVSPKIIKRMKQGNINYAPILDLHGQTTIEACQSLSEFIHYHQHQKFIHIIHGKGYNSSQDNGLLKSQVVSFLSQHPEVLAFNSCPPKDGGTGAVFTLLKQN; this is encoded by the coding sequence ATGATAAGCAAGTCAGACAAAATATTATTTAGAAATACCATTAAAAACAGTGCCCCTATTAATAAAGACAAAATCGCACCTCAAAACTTAGCTAAGAAAAAAGCGTTTAAAGCCTATAACTATATTACTCACGGCAGTTTAACTGGGTCAGCTGTAATTAACTATGCCAAAAATAGCGTTTCACCAAAAATAATCAAAAGAATGAAACAAGGTAATATCAATTACGCACCAATATTAGATTTACACGGTCAAACTACCATTGAAGCCTGTCAATCATTATCTGAATTTATTCACTATCATCAACACCAGAAATTTATCCATATTATTCATGGAAAAGGTTATAATTCTAGCCAGGATAATGGGCTTTTAAAAAGTCAAGTAGTTAGTTTTTTAAGTCAACATCCTGAGGTATTAGCTTTTAATTCTTGCCCACCCAAAGATGGTGGAACAGGTGCAGTATTTACCCTTTTAAAACAAAACTAA
- the xseA gene encoding exodeoxyribonuclease VII large subunit, whose amino-acid sequence MFNIDEIYTISSFLSICNKTIENNIPICWLQGEISNLTRPTSGHWYFSLKDNTVQVHCALFRFNQRYIKFNPKNGMEVLVRVVPTLYETRGDFQLVIQRIEQIGIGNLNLAFKQLKKDLDDEGLFDNIHKKPLPNTINTIGVISSSTGAVIQDIIKVLNNCYPFVKILLFDSIVQGQNSIEKFTNALNIADQSRKCDVIIIARGGGSLEDLQAFNEEILARAIFNANTPIISAIGHETDTTIADLVSDIRAPTPSFAAMLVTSNRLELLSNTHKLYKQLHQSYRQALYYYQSRLNQLKLKIPNPNKQIDFLNQKLNYLSTNLTTCKESIFTLNNAKLNSLFTTLKQHSPIKTIKHAKSLNQISLNKIKNQIKQIINTNNNILYLVTERLQNIITALTNKHKTRLSIQANSLHHLSPLNILARGFSITSNTKNQVLSSVTNIKINQTIITQIANGTLYSNIEKIEKN is encoded by the coding sequence GTGTTTAATATTGATGAGATTTACACAATCTCTAGTTTTCTATCTATCTGCAATAAAACCATTGAAAATAATATTCCTATTTGCTGGCTACAAGGAGAAATATCTAATTTAACACGACCAACATCAGGTCATTGGTATTTTTCTCTCAAAGATAATACAGTTCAAGTTCATTGTGCTTTATTTCGGTTCAATCAACGTTATATTAAGTTTAACCCTAAAAATGGAATGGAAGTTTTAGTTCGTGTTGTGCCTACCTTGTATGAAACTAGAGGTGACTTTCAGCTCGTTATCCAACGAATTGAACAAATAGGTATTGGTAATTTAAATCTTGCCTTTAAACAATTAAAAAAAGACCTTGATGATGAAGGTTTGTTTGATAATATCCATAAAAAACCATTACCTAATACTATTAACACTATCGGTGTTATTTCTTCATCCACAGGTGCAGTTATTCAAGACATTATTAAAGTATTGAATAACTGCTATCCATTTGTTAAAATTTTGTTATTTGACTCAATAGTTCAAGGTCAAAATTCAATAGAAAAATTTACAAATGCCTTGAATATAGCTGACCAATCTAGAAAGTGTGACGTTATTATTATTGCCAGAGGTGGAGGTTCATTAGAAGACCTGCAGGCATTTAATGAAGAGATATTAGCAAGAGCAATCTTTAACGCAAACACTCCAATTATCAGTGCAATTGGGCATGAAACTGACACTACAATTGCTGATCTTGTTTCTGATATTCGTGCACCTACACCAAGTTTTGCCGCCATGTTAGTTACGTCTAACCGATTAGAACTGCTCTCCAATACTCATAAATTATACAAGCAACTACATCAATCTTATCGACAGGCCTTATATTATTACCAATCTCGTCTTAATCAACTTAAATTAAAAATACCAAACCCAAACAAACAAATTGATTTTTTAAATCAAAAACTTAATTATTTAAGTACTAATCTTACTACTTGCAAAGAATCGATATTCACTTTAAATAATGCTAAACTTAATTCTCTTTTCACCACTTTAAAGCAACACTCTCCTATTAAAACAATTAAACACGCCAAGTCTTTGAATCAAATATCTTTGAATAAAATTAAAAACCAAATTAAGCAAATAATCAACACTAATAATAATATTCTATATTTAGTAACTGAAAGACTTCAAAATATAATTACAGCTCTAACTAATAAACATAAAACCAGATTATCTATTCAAGCCAACTCACTTCATCACTTGTCGCCACTTAATATACTTGCACGGGGTTTTAGTATTACTAGTAATACTAAAAATCAAGTATTATCATCAGTAACTAATATTAAAATCAATCAAACCATTATCACTCAAATAGCTAACGGAACACTCTACTCTAACATTGAAAAAATTGAAAAAAATTAA
- the ispD gene encoding 2-C-methyl-D-erythritol 4-phosphate cytidylyltransferase, whose translation MSNDYYLIIPAGGIGTRMHSEKENINRKIKISKQYLKLYNGLTILDQTLKILLSIDKIKGCIIALANKDYLFNKSIFNNHSKLITTVIGGKERMNSVFNGLKALTYFAKDDDWILVHDSVRPCVKASEIINLMNQLEHHETGGLLATKVVDTIKQASNNIVNTTIDRSNLWQAQTPQMYRFSVLLKALNTVINDGINITDEASAIEYLRLKSVLVKSSKSNIKITNSEDLELANFYLAQYKE comes from the coding sequence ATGTCTAACGATTATTATTTAATTATTCCTGCTGGTGGTATAGGTACACGTATGCACTCTGAAAAGGAAAATATTAACAGGAAAATTAAAATTTCTAAACAATACCTAAAATTATATAATGGACTAACTATACTCGACCAAACATTAAAGATATTACTTAGTATTGATAAAATCAAAGGCTGTATTATTGCACTTGCAAATAAAGATTATTTATTCAATAAATCAATATTTAATAACCACTCAAAATTAATAACAACAGTTATTGGTGGAAAAGAAAGAATGAACTCTGTTTTTAATGGACTTAAAGCACTCACATATTTTGCTAAAGACGATGATTGGATATTAGTTCACGATAGTGTTCGTCCATGTGTTAAAGCATCAGAAATAATCAATTTAATGAACCAACTAGAACATCACGAAACCGGTGGATTACTTGCAACTAAGGTTGTAGATACCATTAAACAAGCTAGCAATAATATTGTCAATACTACTATTGACAGGTCAAATCTTTGGCAAGCTCAAACACCACAAATGTATCGTTTTAGCGTGTTATTAAAAGCCTTAAATACTGTTATTAATGATGGTATAAATATTACCGACGAAGCCAGTGCTATTGAATATTTAAGACTGAAATCGGTCTTGGTTAAATCTAGCAAAAGCAATATTAAAATTACTAACTCAGAAGATTTAGAACTAGCAAATTTTTACTTAGCCCAATATAAAGAATGA
- the ispF gene encoding 2-C-methyl-D-erythritol 2,4-cyclodiphosphate synthase has protein sequence MKIKTGLGQDSHAFCDTNKLLILAGVVFDYPKSLNANSDGDVVFHSITNAISSITGINILGNKADTLCKQGVTDSVEYLKLAFNDLKKWKIQHVAISIECLHPKISPMIGKMKLSISKLLNIALEDVGITATTDEGLTEFGKGNGIQVLSIVTVIKQ, from the coding sequence ATGAAAATAAAAACTGGACTAGGACAAGATTCCCACGCATTTTGTGATACAAATAAACTGCTTATTTTGGCAGGTGTTGTGTTTGACTATCCAAAAAGTCTTAATGCTAATAGTGATGGTGACGTGGTTTTTCATTCAATTACAAATGCTATTTCTTCTATTACTGGTATTAACATATTAGGCAATAAAGCAGATACTTTATGTAAACAAGGCGTAACTGATAGTGTTGAATATTTAAAATTAGCATTTAATGATTTAAAAAAATGGAAAATTCAACATGTTGCTATTTCCATTGAATGTTTACATCCTAAAATTTCACCCATGATTGGAAAAATGAAACTTAGTATTTCTAAATTACTAAACATTGCACTTGAAGATGTGGGCATTACTGCCACTACTGACGAAGGACTAACTGAGTTTGGAAAAGGTAATGGAATTCAAGTTTTAAGTATTGTTACGGTGATAAAACAATGA
- the murC gene encoding UDP-N-acetylmuramate--L-alanine ligase, translating to MKDLRMVFKSRITNIHFVGIAGSGMSGIAEVLHNLGYGISGSDISQNKITDRLKEMGCQIYYNHHQDNIKNAQAVVISSAIKDNNPEVIKAHQLNIPIVPRAEMLAELMRFRFGIAIAGTHGKTTTTSIITHILNMAELDPTYIIGGILNSSGINAKLGESDYLIAEADESDASFLHLQSMLSVITNIDHEHMATYDNNYQNLKDAFVSFSANLPFYGTCIICIDDKGVKEILSEIHRPIITYGFNNDADIQAINVKQVDMQMYFDIIYDKYTKPFPIKLNLIGKHNILNTLAAIGICCELNIKINIIQKALANFSGVARRLDYHGKLNINNLQISLFDDYGHHPKEISAVFESLKNTYQNKRLIVIFQPHRYSRTQDLFDNFTHILSTADALILLDIYPAQEKPIAHINSSTLADAIRKYSSLNPVVIKNPKKILTILPNIVHNNDVLLTLGAGDIHTLPELLKFNYT from the coding sequence ATGAAAGATTTGCGCATGGTGTTTAAATCTAGAATAACCAATATTCATTTTGTTGGTATTGCTGGCTCTGGTATGAGTGGTATTGCTGAGGTGTTGCATAACCTTGGTTATGGTATATCTGGTTCAGATATTAGCCAAAATAAAATTACCGACAGATTGAAAGAAATGGGTTGTCAAATTTATTATAACCACCATCAGGATAATATAAAAAATGCACAAGCGGTTGTTATTTCTAGTGCAATTAAAGATAACAATCCAGAAGTAATAAAAGCACATCAACTCAATATCCCAATTGTGCCTCGCGCAGAAATGTTGGCAGAATTAATGCGTTTTAGATTTGGTATAGCAATTGCAGGTACTCATGGGAAAACCACCACTACCAGTATTATTACCCATATTCTTAATATGGCTGAACTTGACCCAACTTATATTATTGGGGGAATATTAAATTCAAGTGGAATTAATGCCAAATTAGGTGAAAGTGACTATTTAATTGCTGAAGCAGATGAATCTGATGCTTCATTCTTACACTTACAATCCATGTTAAGTGTAATTACCAATATTGACCATGAACATATGGCAACTTATGACAATAACTATCAAAACTTAAAAGATGCCTTTGTTAGTTTTAGTGCTAATTTACCGTTTTATGGTACATGTATTATATGCATAGACGATAAAGGCGTAAAAGAAATATTAAGCGAAATTCATAGACCAATCATCACTTATGGTTTTAATAATGATGCTGATATTCAAGCCATTAATGTCAAGCAAGTTGATATGCAAATGTATTTTGATATTATTTATGATAAATATACAAAACCATTTCCTATTAAGCTAAATTTAATTGGTAAGCATAATATTCTTAACACATTAGCAGCCATTGGTATTTGCTGTGAACTTAATATTAAGATTAATATCATCCAAAAAGCATTGGCTAATTTTTCTGGCGTTGCTAGACGACTTGATTACCATGGAAAATTAAATATTAATAATCTCCAAATATCTTTGTTTGATGATTATGGTCATCATCCAAAAGAAATAAGTGCTGTATTTGAATCACTTAAAAATACTTATCAAAATAAACGTTTAATTGTTATTTTCCAGCCACATCGCTATTCTAGAACACAGGATTTATTTGATAATTTTACCCATATACTTAGCACTGCTGATGCACTCATATTACTAGATATATATCCAGCCCAAGAAAAACCAATTGCTCATATTAATTCTTCCACCTTAGCTGATGCAATTAGAAAATATTCTAGCCTAAATCCAGTGGTGATAAAAAACCCAAAAAAAATCTTAACTATATTACCTAACATTGTGCACAATAACGACGTACTATTAACTTTGGGTGCAGGCGATATTCATACATTACCTGAGTTGCTAAAATTCAACTATACCTAA
- the murB gene encoding UDP-N-acetylmuramate dehydrogenase encodes MILCNEPMNSHCSFRTGGLAQYFFIPNDLKDLSNFLKTNTKPLLFLGLGSNLLIRDQGFKGVVIKLSNFKQTKVEKNTLWVEAGVTLAKLSRLCYENYLYGGEFLSAIPGTVGGALMMNAGAFGFEFWQHVVSVTTINQLGVVFKRTKGNFDIGYRHVHSQHSNEYFINATLKFNQTKPQIDIKQLLDKRNQCQPTGKASCGSVFKNSKNYFAAKLIEDSQLKGVCIGGACISNKHANFIINQNKASSSDIINLITHIQQTVKSNFDIDLELEVIIK; translated from the coding sequence TTGATATTATGTAATGAACCCATGAATTCACATTGTTCATTTAGAACAGGTGGATTAGCACAATATTTTTTTATCCCAAACGATTTAAAAGATTTATCTAATTTTCTTAAAACCAACACCAAGCCACTGTTATTTTTAGGGTTAGGAAGTAATTTACTTATACGTGACCAAGGATTTAAAGGTGTAGTAATTAAGTTGAGCAACTTCAAACAAACAAAAGTTGAAAAAAATACTCTATGGGTTGAAGCTGGTGTAACATTGGCAAAACTATCTAGGTTATGCTATGAAAACTATCTATACGGTGGTGAGTTCTTATCTGCCATTCCAGGTACTGTTGGTGGAGCACTAATGATGAATGCAGGGGCATTCGGTTTTGAATTTTGGCAACATGTTGTTAGTGTAACTACTATTAATCAATTAGGCGTTGTATTTAAACGAACAAAAGGTAATTTTGATATTGGATATCGACATGTTCACTCTCAACACTCCAACGAATATTTTATTAATGCAACATTAAAGTTTAATCAAACAAAACCACAAATAGATATCAAACAATTACTAGATAAGCGTAATCAATGCCAGCCTACTGGTAAGGCAAGTTGTGGCAGTGTATTTAAAAATTCAAAAAATTATTTTGCAGCAAAGTTAATTGAAGATAGCCAATTGAAAGGTGTTTGTATAGGTGGTGCTTGCATATCAAACAAACATGCTAATTTTATCATCAATCAAAATAAAGCCAGTAGTTCTGATATTATAAATTTAATTACGCACATTCAACAAACCGTAAAATCGAACTTTGATATTGACTTAGAGTTAGAGGTAATAATTAAATGA
- a CDS encoding D-alanine--D-alanine ligase, whose product MIAVLMGGNSAERAISLRSGEAIYQTLSNQNIDCFTFDWYGDNLSELWKQEFDQVFIILHGRGGEDGYIQKQLEDRGICYTGSDSNSSHNSMDKARTKIIWKQHDLTLAPSIIANIHRPINPISFPLPWVVKPTLEGSSIGISKVDNQIQLNDALMLAWQYAPYALIEQWIKGDEYTVAILGDKALPVVKIITDQNFYDYESKYHSNKTQYLCPCDLSPTQEKELQDIALKAFFAINAKGWGRVDFIINQHNKPYLLEINTVPGMTSHSLVPIAAKAIGINFNKLVTSIINEI is encoded by the coding sequence ATGATTGCAGTACTAATGGGAGGGAATTCCGCAGAAAGAGCAATTTCTCTTAGAAGTGGCGAAGCTATTTATCAAACACTCAGCAATCAAAATATTGATTGTTTTACATTTGACTGGTATGGGGATAACTTATCAGAACTTTGGAAACAAGAATTTGACCAAGTATTTATTATACTACATGGTCGTGGTGGTGAAGACGGGTATATTCAAAAACAACTAGAAGACCGAGGTATTTGTTATACAGGATCTGATTCGAATTCTAGTCATAACAGCATGGATAAAGCACGTACCAAAATAATCTGGAAACAGCACGATCTTACACTTGCACCTTCTATTATTGCAAATATTCACCGACCTATTAATCCTATTAGCTTTCCATTACCTTGGGTAGTTAAACCCACTTTAGAAGGTTCCAGCATTGGCATTAGTAAAGTTGATAATCAAATACAATTAAATGATGCATTAATGCTTGCCTGGCAATATGCTCCATATGCTTTAATTGAGCAATGGATTAAAGGTGATGAATATACAGTAGCAATTTTAGGTGATAAAGCCTTACCAGTTGTGAAAATTATAACTGATCAAAATTTTTATGATTATGAGTCAAAATATCACTCAAATAAGACTCAATATTTATGCCCTTGTGATCTAAGCCCAACTCAGGAAAAAGAATTACAAGACATTGCACTTAAAGCATTTTTTGCTATTAATGCCAAAGGATGGGGGCGAGTAGATTTCATTATTAATCAACATAATAAACCTTATTTATTAGAAATAAATACCGTTCCTGGTATGACTTCACATTCATTAGTTCCTATAGCGGCAAAAGCAATAGGCATAAACTTTAATAAACTAGTAACATCAATTATTAATGAAATATAA
- a CDS encoding LysM peptidoglycan-binding domain-containing protein, with amino-acid sequence MPNPIQINTINNLVIEKDLWCYISNRYMLSVPSQKELFWHIDWFKKNPDYLTRITKRARPYLYLVKTEVELAGLPIEIALMPIIESAYYPFSYSHGMASGLWQFIPSTGKLYGLENNWWYDARRDVLASTKAAVKYLKNLNKLFNGDWLLAIAAYNSGPGRVQKAITKNKQQGKLADFWHLDLPEETRGYVPRLLAVAELIKNPKKYGQILTVVNNTPKVQAIKLDSQFDLVLISEWAQLDLEQLYTLNPGLKRWATPSDGSYNLLLPIDKVAIFKENLSKYPKSNRVKWVRYQINYGDSLSKIAHLFNTTISQIKSVNNLHNNMVKVDEYLIVPVSQKHDKYYFISKEKREVQKINPEKIGTKVVHRVVNGDSLWSIARKYNIHVDNIAKWNHITKTRLLKVGKKLVLWQPNSRKSKDLSELINVGISIDRKIIYYVKSGDNLSTIAHKFGVRISQLKKWNQLIDEQPLQPRQKLIVIINVINSNIK; translated from the coding sequence GTGCCAAATCCTATACAAATTAATACTATTAATAACTTGGTTATTGAGAAGGATTTATGGTGTTATATTTCCAATCGTTATATGTTAAGCGTACCCAGTCAAAAAGAATTGTTTTGGCATATTGATTGGTTTAAAAAAAATCCTGACTATTTAACGCGTATTACTAAGCGTGCACGTCCTTATTTGTATTTAGTAAAAACGGAAGTAGAACTTGCTGGGTTGCCGATTGAGATTGCTTTAATGCCAATTATTGAATCAGCTTATTATCCATTTTCTTATTCACATGGTATGGCCTCAGGTTTGTGGCAATTTATTCCTTCGACTGGAAAACTCTATGGTTTAGAAAATAATTGGTGGTATGACGCTCGTCGTGATGTACTTGCTTCAACTAAGGCGGCAGTTAAGTATTTAAAAAATCTTAATAAACTATTTAATGGAGATTGGTTATTAGCAATTGCTGCTTATAATTCAGGTCCAGGGCGTGTACAAAAAGCTATTACTAAAAATAAACAACAAGGTAAACTAGCTGATTTTTGGCATCTAGATTTACCAGAAGAAACTAGAGGCTATGTACCAAGATTATTGGCAGTAGCAGAACTTATCAAGAATCCTAAAAAATACGGACAAATACTCACAGTAGTTAACAATACACCTAAAGTTCAAGCTATTAAGCTTGATTCGCAATTTGATTTAGTGTTAATTTCTGAATGGGCACAACTAGATTTAGAACAGTTATATACTTTAAATCCAGGACTTAAACGCTGGGCAACACCAAGCGATGGTTCTTATAATTTACTATTACCGATTGATAAAGTTGCAATCTTTAAAGAAAATTTGTCCAAATATCCAAAAAGTAATAGAGTGAAATGGGTACGTTATCAGATTAATTATGGTGATAGTCTAAGTAAGATTGCTCATCTATTTAACACTACAATAAGTCAGATAAAAAGTGTGAATAATTTGCATAATAACATGGTTAAAGTAGATGAATATTTGATTGTGCCAGTTTCACAAAAACATGATAAATATTATTTTATCTCAAAAGAAAAAAGAGAAGTTCAAAAAATAAATCCGGAAAAAATTGGTACTAAAGTAGTTCATAGGGTTGTGAACGGCGATAGTTTATGGAGTATCGCTAGAAAATATAATATTCATGTGGATAATATCGCAAAGTGGAATCATATTACTAAAACAAGACTACTTAAAGTAGGTAAAAAATTGGTATTATGGCAACCCAATTCAAGAAAGTCTAAAGATTTGTCAGAATTAATCAATGTAGGCATAAGCATTGATAGGAAAATTATTTATTATGTTAAAAGTGGCGATAATTTGTCTACCATTGCACATAAATTTGGTGTGCGAATTAGTCAACTTAAAAAATGGAATCAATTGATAGATGAACAACCATTACAGCCTAGACAAAAATTAATTGTTATTATTAATGTTATTAATTCTAATATAAAATAA
- a CDS encoding BolA family protein, translating into MSNMQQYLTEQLQIALSPSYLKVFNESHNHSGPSRESHFKLIVVSDYFDDLKLIERHRFINQLFKEEMVYIHALSIHTYTSAEWQMKNGVPDSPKCVGSSTS; encoded by the coding sequence ATGAGTAATATGCAACAATATTTAACTGAACAATTACAAATAGCATTAAGTCCAAGTTATCTTAAGGTTTTTAATGAATCTCATAACCATTCTGGCCCTAGTAGGGAATCTCATTTTAAGTTAATTGTAGTGAGTGATTATTTTGATGATTTAAAACTGATTGAAAGGCATCGTTTTATTAACCAATTATTTAAAGAAGAGATGGTTTATATTCATGCATTATCAATACATACTTATACATCTGCTGAGTGGCAGATGAAAAATGGTGTGCCAGACTCGCCTAAATGTGTAGGTAGTTCAACATCTTAA
- the miaA gene encoding tRNA (adenosine(37)-N6)-dimethylallyltransferase MiaA produces MPIQINKTVIFLMGPTASGKTNLAIKLSQQFKTRLISVDSALIYKGMNIGTAKPDKATLKKYPHHLINICNPESSYSAFDFIRDANKQIKTAFARNELPILVGGTSFYFHVLEHGLSNLPESSAKSKKKFNQLLRSKGAIELHQDLKKIDPQAANKIHPNDSQRIIRALEVFNLSGKTISELQGNKKPIIDHPIKKIILMPKRNELHAKIETRFLLMMKNGFLNEVQHLKQNPNIHQNLSSIRCVGYRQAWQYLNGKIDKTEMIEKIIIATRQLCKRQSTWLKNEKYALVLNNSNLTKAVTFINS; encoded by the coding sequence ATGCCAATCCAAATCAATAAAACTGTAATATTTTTAATGGGTCCTACCGCTTCAGGTAAGACTAATTTAGCCATTAAATTAAGCCAACAATTTAAAACTCGGCTTATTAGCGTTGATTCTGCTCTTATTTACAAAGGAATGAACATTGGCACTGCCAAACCAGATAAGGCAACCTTAAAAAAATATCCTCACCACTTAATTAATATTTGCAATCCAGAAAGTTCATATTCAGCCTTTGATTTTATACGTGATGCTAACAAACAAATCAAAACCGCTTTTGCTAGAAATGAATTACCCATTTTAGTAGGTGGTACCTCATTTTATTTTCATGTACTAGAACACGGATTATCCAATTTACCAGAATCAAGTGCTAAATCAAAAAAAAAATTCAACCAATTACTTAGGAGTAAAGGTGCAATTGAACTACACCAGGACCTTAAAAAAATTGACCCTCAAGCAGCTAATAAAATTCACCCAAACGATTCACAAAGAATCATACGTGCACTTGAAGTATTTAACCTAAGTGGAAAAACAATTAGTGAATTACAAGGCAACAAAAAACCTATTATTGACCATCCCATTAAAAAAATTATTCTCATGCCTAAACGAAACGAACTACATGCAAAAATTGAAACTCGCTTTTTATTAATGATGAAGAATGGTTTTTTAAACGAAGTTCAACATCTTAAACAAAATCCAAACATACACCAAAATTTATCTTCAATTCGTTGTGTTGGCTACCGACAAGCATGGCAATATTTAAACGGGAAAATAGATAAAACAGAAATGATAGAAAAAATTATCATCGCCACTCGACAACTGTGCAAACGCCAAAGCACTTGGCTAAAAAATGAAAAATACGCCTTAGTTTTAAACAATTCCAATCTTACTAAAGCAGTTACATTCATCAACTCATAA